From Candoia aspera isolate rCanAsp1 chromosome 4, rCanAsp1.hap2, whole genome shotgun sequence, a single genomic window includes:
- the ARL4A gene encoding ADP-ribosylation factor-like protein 4A, whose amino-acid sequence MGNGLSEQTPILSSLPAFQCFHIVILGLDCAGKTTVLYRLQFNEFVNTVPTKGFNTEKIKVTLGNNKTVTFHFWDVGGQEKLRPLWKSYTRCTDGIVFVVDSVDVERMEEAKTELHKITRISENQGVPVLIVANKQDLRHSLSLLEMEKMLATSELSSSTPWHLQPTCAIIGDGLKEGLEKLHDMIIKRRKMLRQQKKKR is encoded by the coding sequence ATGGGGAATGGGTTGTCGGAGCAGACGCCGATCCTGTcgagcctgcctgccttccagtgCTTCCACATCGTGATCTTGGGGCTGGACTGTGCCGGCAAGACCACCGTCCTCTATCGGTTGCAGTTCAACGAGTTCGTCAACACTGTGCCCACGAAAGGTTTCAATACGGAGAAAATCAAGGTGACGCTGGGAAACAACAAGACTGTCACTTTTCACTTCTGGGACGTCGGAGGCCAGGAGAAGCTGCGGCCACTTTGGAAGTCCTATACCCGCTGCACGGACGGCATCGTCTTCGTGGTGGATTCCGTGGACGTGGAAAGAATGGAAGAAGCAAAAACGGAACTTCACAAAATCACACGGATTTCTGAGAACCAGGGAGTGCCTGTGCTCATCGTGGCCAACAAGCAGGACTTGAGACATTCACTGTCGCTCTTAGAGATGGAAAAGATGTTGGCAACCAGCGAGCTGAGCTCTTCCACCCCCTGGCATCTGCAGCCCACTTGTGCTATAATAGGAGATGGTCTTAAAGAAGGACTAGAGAAACTGCATGATATGataattaaaagaaggaaaatgctgaggcaacagaaaaagaaaagatga